Proteins encoded within one genomic window of Solenopsis invicta isolate M01_SB chromosome 10, UNIL_Sinv_3.0, whole genome shotgun sequence:
- the LOC105197809 gene encoding regulator of nonsense transcripts 2, translating into MSENANEATPAEKETATEEPDVVSEEDRQFLTEYVRETEQRLATKEEIRAANLNPTRPPEASFSKLDSSLKRNTTFVKKLKNFSMTQLDTVLKDMATLNLTKYVSEVATALVDAKIKMTDVAPAIRVCSFLHQTYAEFSTHFFENWQRILSFKIGDKIANPSKLRVDLRFYAELVNAGIFTHKQGLPLLGSVLTVLINMDKEEHNNASIILSFCRHCGEDYAGLVPKKVRELSEKLNVTIPKSKLLTPDKQQNVKLLLRDYYNSLCKHMLKEHKELQAFEKQNRKILQTRGELSSERKEKLEALQVSYERLLTSVQSFSDTLDEPMPELPVDNEIKTETEETLKMINEGEDNAMLEDMWGDEETRRFYEVLPDLTVFLPGSYLKETPKDTPKTDTAITEDALDEEIVFDELEETEKIEEPPEVEVEEPQISNTSNKILLDAFLTHLPNCVNREMIDNAAVNFLMNLNTKHNKKKLVKALFGVSRIRQDLLPFYSRLAAILYPVMPEIGNDLCQMLKQDFKYHVRKKDQINIESKIKVVRYIGELVKFKLYSKIEALYCLKVLLHDFTHHHIEMACNLLEICGRYLFCSPDSHQRTKVYLEQMMRKKAVTALDSRYVTIIENAYYFVNPPESTGGVTKKDRPPVHEFIRKLLYQDLSKTNTDKVLKWMRKLDWEDESVSSYAIKCLTAAYNVKYPNIRCVGSLLAGLVAHYETIGPQVVDGVLEDIRLCMEINLPKFNQRRIAMVKYLGELYNYRMVESGDIFRTLYLLITFGVSVDHSMPSMLDPPDHLFRIRLVCTLLETCGQYFSGGSSKKKLDYFLVFFQNYFWFKYTDPVWTSENPFPVGIDYMYRDTLTMLRPKMQLFQSYKEAQCAVEELRNTLYPTLGNPPVDDTTAEGENDMGVILEADEETAMTGNGSGDAKGMAELHFEESEDCSEAQSEEEWTADAERDDAMGTQENTQGDRSQSLSADGGTEGVIVDVTEELNAALPAGPRRVSCPEDDDFLSALDKMVSDNIQDRMRDSVKPQQVDISVPLHVKSTKKTYEQLQERPTDNSTVDFILMLRKGNKQQYKNLAVPVSSELAMNLRNREQEQKEEKERVKRLTLNITERQEEEDYQETMNQSTRPVTVNLNRERRQKYNHPKGAPDADLIFGPKKIR; encoded by the coding sequence ATGTCTGAAAACGCAAACGAAGCGACACCGGCTGAGAAAGAGACCGCCACTGAAGAACCAGACGTCGTCTCGGAGGAGGACCGGCAGTTCTTGACTGAGTACGTGCGAGAAACGGAACAGAGACTCGCGACGAAGGAGGAGATTCGCGCAGCCAATCTGAATCCCACAAGACCTCCAGAAGCATCATTTAGTAAACTCGACTCGAGCCTCAAGAGGAACACTACGTTTGTCAAGAAACTGAAAAACTTCAGCATGACCCAGCTTGACACAGTTTTGAAAGACATGGCGACTTTAAACCTAACCAAATACGTAAGCGAAGTTGCGACTGCTCTAGTAGACGCTAAAATTAAAATGACTGACGTTGCGCCTGCTATTAGAGTGTGTAGCTTTCTCCATCAGACATACGCTGAATTTTCCActcatttctttgaaaattggCAGAGGATACTGTCGTTTAAGATTGGCGATAAGATTGCAAATCCCAGTAAGTTGAGAGTAGATTTGAGATTTTATGCAGAGTTGGTAAATGCTGGAATATTTACGCACAAGCAGGGCTTACCGTTGCTTGGCTCAGTATTGACTGTATTGATCAATATGGACAAGGAGGAGCATAATAATGCTAGCATAATATTGAGTTTTTGCCGACATTGCGGCGAGGATTACGCCGGTCTTGTACCTAAAAAGGTGCGAGAACTGTCTGAGAAATTAAACGTTACAATTCCAAAGAGTAAACTGTTAACACCAGACAAGCAGCAGAACGTTAAGTTGTTACTGCGTGACTATTACAATTCTCTGTGCAAGCATATGCTAAAGGAGCACAAGGAGCTGCAGGCTTTCGAGAAGCAAAATCGCAAAATACTGCAGACTAGAGGAGAACTGAGCTCAGAACGAAAGGAAAAGCTGGAAGCTCTACAGGTTTCTTATGAGCGTCTATTAACCAGCGTGCAAAGCTTCTCCGATACACTAGACGAACCGATGCCCGAGCTTCCGGTAGACAACGAAATAAAGACGGAAACAGAAGAAACACTGAAGATGATCAACGAGGGAGAAGATAATGCTATGCTAGAGGATATGTGGGGTGATGAAGAGACAAGACGTTTCTACGAAGTGTTACCGGATCTGACTGTCTTCCTACCGGGCTCGTATTTGAAGGAAACTCCGAAAGATACCCCGAAGACGGACACAGCAATAACGGAAGACGCTCTCGATGAGGAAATTGTATTCGACGAGTTGGAGGAGACTGAAAAAATCGAGGAACCACCCGAGGTGGAGGTGGAGGAACCACAAATATCCAACACGAGCAACAAGATACTATTGGACGCTTTTCTGACACATCTGCCGAATTGCGTGAATCGTGAGATGATTGACAACGCCGCGGTGAATTTTCTAATGAATCTTAACACGAAACACAACAAGAAAAAACTGGTAAAAGCTCTTTTTGGCGTTTCTAGAATCCGTCAGGATCTGCTACCTTTCTACTCTCGCTTAGCAGCCATTCTTTATCCAGTAATGCCTGAGATTGGCAATGATCTGTGTCAGATGCTGAAGCAGGACTTTAAGTATCACGTGCGCAAGAAGGATCAGATCAATATCGAGTCGAAGATCAAAGTGGTCCGCTACATTGGCGAGCTCGTCAAGTTTAAACTCTACTCAAAAATAGAGGCATTGTACTGCCTGAAGGTTTTACTGCACGACTTTACGCATCATCATATTGAAATGGCTTGCAATTTATTGGAGATCTGCGGTCGATATCTCTTCTGTTCGCCGGATTCTCATCAAAGAACCAAGGTCTATTTGGAGCAGATGATGCGCAAAAAAGCAGTTACCGCGCTCGATTCGCGCTACGTGACGATTATCGAGAACGCGTATTACTTCGTAAACCCACCCGAATCGACTGGTGGCGTCACAAAAAAAGACAGACCACCTGTACATGAATTTATTAGGAAACTACTGTATCAGGACCTCTCCAAGACGAATACTGACAAGGTGCTCAAGTGGATGCGTAAACTTGATTGGGAGGACGAGAGCGTATCGTCTTACGCTATAAAATGTCTCACTGCCGCCTACAATGTTAAGTATCCCAATATTCGATGCGTTGGAAGTCTGTTGGCCGGCTTGGTAGCCCATTACGAGACTATCGGACCGCAGGTGGTCGATGGTGTGCTCGAAGACATACGACTATGCATGGAAATCAACCTTCCCAAATTCAATCAACGACGCATTGCCATGGTTAAGTACTTGGGCGAATTGTACAACTACCGAATGGTAGAGAGTGGCGACATTTTCCGCACTCTATATTTGCTTATCACCTTCGGTGTCAGCGTGGATCACTCCATGCCTAGCATGCTTGATCCGCCTGACCATCTCTTTCGCATTCGTCTAGTGTGCACATTATTGGAGACTTGCGGCCAGTACTTCAGCGGCGGATCCAGCAAGAAAAAACTCGActattttcttgttttcttcCAGAATTACTTCTGGTTCAAGTACACGGACCCAGTCTGGACATCCGAAAATCCGTTCCCCGTTGGAATAGATTACATGTATCGTGACACATTGACGATGCTACGACCCAAAATGCAATTGTTCCAGAGCTACAAAGAGGCGCAATGTGCTGTAGAAGAGTTGCGCAACACTCTCTATCCGACCTTGGGTAATCCTCCCGTTGACGATACCACGGCGGAAGGCGAGAACGACATGGGCGTTATTCTGGAAGCTGATGAAGAGACAGCGATGACCGGAAATGGTAGCGGGGACGCCAAGGGTATGGCCGAGCTACATTTCGAAGAGTCTGAAGATTGCTCAGAGGCGCAGTCGGAAGAGGAATGGACAGCCGATGCAGAACGGGACGATGCTATGGGTACTCAAGAAAATACTCAGGGTGATCGATCTCAAAGTTTGTCAGCGGACGGTGGCACCGAAGGTGTGATCGTGGATGTGACGGAGGAACTTAACGCAGCTTTACCGGCTGGACCACGGCGCGTGAGCTGTCCGGAGGACGACGATTTCCTGTCGGCGTTGGATAAAATGGTCTCGGACAACATACAGGACCGTATGCGAGATTCGGTCAAGCCACAACAAGTGGACATCTCCGTGCCACTGCATGTGAAAAGCACAAAGAAGACATACGAGCAACTGCAGGAAAGGCCAACCGACAATAGCACAGTAGATTTTATACTGATGCTGAGGAAGGGCAACAAACAACAGTACAAAAATCTTGCGGTCCCTGTATCATCCGAGTTAGCTATGAATCTCAGGAATCGCGAACAGGAACAGAAAGAGGAGAAAGAGCGTGTAAAAAGACTGACCTTAAACATTACTGAAAGGCAAGAGGAGGAGGATTATCAAGAAACTATGAATCAGAGCACGAGACCGGTCACGGTAAACCTGAATAGGGAACGGCGGCAAAAGTATAATCATCCTAAAGGAGCACCCGATGCAGATCTCATTTTTGGACCGAAAAAAATCCGATAA
- the LOC105197811 gene encoding methylosome subunit pICln, producing MVVLSSFLPPQEGIRHEEPNTTVYINDREVGKGTFYITESVLSWVDSDTQQGFSLEYPHISLHAVSRDEQVHPRQCLYVMVDAKVDLPDMPLPLSSENSSENEDDDADAPVTEMQFAPDNTNNLELMFQAMNACQALHPDPQDSFSDEDIYEDAEEDYEGEYDEEVGAGDAPCILPTEQMGTTHTGADGEEAMDIEAGQFEDAEEDP from the exons ATGGTGGTGCTTAGCAGTTTCCTGCCACCGCAGGAAGGGATTCGCCACGAGGAGCCAAATACTACAGTATATATCAATGATAGAGAAGTAGGAAAGGGCACTTTCTATATTACAGAGAG CGTACTCTCCTGGGTGGATAGTGACACGCAACAGGGATTTTCACTTGAATATCCTCATATTTCATTACATGCTGTTTCACGAGACGAGCAAGTCCATCCGAGACAATGTTTATACGTTATGGTTGATGCCAAAGTAGATCTACCAG ATATGCCATTACCACTATCATCTGAAAATAGTTCAGAAAATGAGGACGACGATGCAGATGCTCCAGTGACGGAAATGCAATTTGCACCagataatacaaataatttagaattaatgTTTCAAGCAATGAACGCATGCCAAGCGCTTCATCCTGACCCACAGGATAGTTTTTCAGAcg agGATATCTACGAAGACGCCGAAGAAGATTACGAGGGTGAATATGATGAAGAGGTGGGCGCTGGAGATGCGCCTTGTATCTTACCGACAG AGCAAATGGGGACCACTCACACAGGAGCAGATGGAGAAGAAGCTATGGACATCGAAGCGGGTCAATTTGAAGATGCGGAAGAAGATCCGTAA